A stretch of Mucilaginibacter terrae DNA encodes these proteins:
- a CDS encoding SDR family NAD(P)-dependent oxidoreductase, whose translation MFSLKNKAAVITGGGSGIGKAISKLFAKQGAIVHIIELNADAAQQTIKEIKAVGGEAFAHSGNVTDQQQIVSVFNEISKIDILVNNAGIAHVGNVEKTAEADFERVYSVNVKGAYNCFYAAIPIMKANGGGAIVSMASIASSVGIADRFAYSMSKGAIHAMSMSIARDYLHDNIRSNSISPARVHTPFVDGFISKNYPGKEEEMFDKLSKSQPIGRMAKPDEIATLALYLCSEEAGFITGSDYAIDGGFIRLNN comes from the coding sequence ATGTTCAGTTTAAAAAATAAAGCGGCAGTAATAACAGGCGGCGGCAGCGGAATTGGTAAAGCCATTTCCAAATTATTTGCCAAACAAGGTGCTATTGTACACATTATCGAACTTAATGCCGATGCTGCCCAACAAACTATCAAAGAAATTAAAGCCGTAGGCGGCGAAGCATTTGCACACAGTGGCAATGTTACCGATCAGCAGCAAATTGTTAGTGTGTTTAACGAGATAAGCAAAATTGATATACTGGTTAACAACGCCGGCATAGCCCACGTAGGCAATGTTGAAAAAACTGCCGAGGCTGATTTTGAACGGGTATACAGCGTAAATGTTAAAGGTGCCTATAATTGCTTTTATGCGGCCATCCCGATTATGAAAGCCAATGGCGGCGGGGCTATTGTAAGCATGGCTTCCATTGCATCATCGGTTGGTATTGCTGATAGGTTTGCCTACAGTATGAGTAAAGGCGCCATACACGCCATGAGCATGTCAATTGCGCGCGATTATTTGCATGATAACATCCGTAGCAACAGCATTTCGCCGGCACGGGTGCATACCCCGTTTGTGGATGGATTTATATCCAAAAACTACCCTGGTAAAGAAGAAGAAATGTTTGACAAGCTATCCAAAAGCCAACCCATAGGCCGTATGGCTAAGCCCGATGAAATTGCCACCCTGGCATTATACCTGTGTTCGGAAGAAGCCGGATTTATCACCGGATCTGATTATGCGATTGATGGCGGGTTTATCAGGTTAAATAATTAA
- a CDS encoding MBG domain-containing protein, with protein sequence MVTGPDHKQYLAFIDGSTNKASVRRYNGTSWEQVGQRIISDSVITKVSIAFEGNTPYLAYAGNELGVKKFNGSNWVSVGSEVITGGASMLALNVVNQIPYILYRKNNRDIVFKMFENGAFVTISASGVMRNSNYYNPTYNSFAFDGTTPYIAYKDESNYFSYVKKFNGAEWVDVGSFNEFEASAVMQISINKGIPYIAYRSSSNKATVKYFSGNKWNFLGEREFTENRVSTMVLGFDDDTPYLLSQGGYLSYKAFIYKYTGGRWQQIGSSLKSDEQSDASVLALAFDNGTPYTFCQDGSAGGNVVRKYNGTDWEVLASKGFSLGSAIILDVKTDKNNTPYVLYNDYTNSYKCTLVKYNGSVWEVVGQPGFTTVGNVNIATLGFSADNYPMVVYRGSGTTEEKVFLSKFNGATWLNDNTSTLTLPSNAYYSVFSFDGSTPCVLYPDSYDKKLTLKRFNASAWTVWGATAFTDAYASEAELKIQNGIPYVAYRDEYGLKLTVMALLWNQWSRLGNVMETQRDADMISLAVGTDGVAYISRAGWQNTKLSVLKLVNGNWTLLGSAFNSSSPTNKPSLFISSANQPVVSFKDAGVTGRASSYRFDGANWLPIGSRGYSAYETMPYTFVYNNKLHAVYAINKLYHQFFNGDFIESRPSTAASNVKVNTLSANEAGISWKNGSGAARAVFVSTYDSGTITLPDGIEYTANAEYGMGSKAQNSSWYCVYNGTDTTVTVKKLSLGTHYKVAVFEYNGSGTEIKYTSPVLSMTKDFTTLARPITIAEGQWTWASGTQGFHSNGSPGLKEVSAPSNEPKARFGGMNWKDKNGDFWIMGGYGLYDFGQRNDLWKYTTQTGEWVWMSGEVTINPGASYGTKGVAAASNVPGGRQDALTWTDANGDLWLFGGFGFTTPDKIGYLNDLWKYSTATGLWTWVGGSDQINQYATYGGKGIENAGNYPGSRRQSVTWVDNNGNFWLMGGAGYAVTGTFGELNDLWKYNSLTNQWTWMSGNNVIYSKGVYGTKGVPSADNYPGGRADAVGWTDGQGNLWLMGGIAYLSNNNGGFANDLWKYNIATNQWTWMSGGNIGGEISNYGTQGVPSASNMPGSRYQASAWTDNNGNFWLMGGSGHNQYGILDNYNEMWVYSPATNMWTWIDGSTYQGQRGVYGTKGQAAPANRPGTRRDALTWTDKNNNLWLFGGSGMGGMGTGNAENGTLNDLWVYQPPELPWVKPALTSLTPDKGKLSPGFSADSINYTVKLPLGSKAIRFTPTAPNSATIKIQNNIIQSGSLSDSIALTNGDNIIPVVVSIGNESLSYKVTVKVGRYAAQLALSLSPKTYGDTAYDPGATSDNSKTPIVYTSSNNQVAQIVNGKVKIIRDGTVRITASQPAGNGYDAAVPVSQILTVNKAQLVVKAKDKNRIYGTANGTLTFIYTGFVNGDTPAKLTGGLPVASVNANASSPVGTYIITPVVKLSGFYELITEPGVLTITKAPLTVTTTAATRFYGAVNPAITFKYTGFVNNDGVSKLTIKPMAKIQANQLSLPGKYVVTVDGGVAQNYEFTYVPGTITIKQS encoded by the coding sequence ATGGTCACAGGGCCTGATCATAAGCAATATCTTGCTTTTATTGATGGTTCGACAAACAAAGCATCAGTACGTAGATATAATGGTACAAGCTGGGAGCAGGTAGGGCAAAGAATTATATCTGATTCGGTTATAACCAAAGTTAGTATTGCATTTGAAGGCAACACGCCCTACTTAGCTTATGCCGGCAACGAACTTGGCGTAAAAAAATTTAACGGAAGTAATTGGGTTAGCGTGGGCAGTGAGGTTATAACCGGCGGTGCCTCTATGTTAGCGCTAAACGTAGTTAACCAAATTCCTTATATTCTTTATCGAAAAAACAACCGTGATATTGTTTTTAAAATGTTTGAAAACGGAGCTTTTGTAACCATCTCTGCATCGGGTGTTATGCGTAATAGCAATTACTATAATCCTACTTATAATTCATTTGCCTTTGATGGAACAACTCCATATATAGCCTACAAAGATGAAAGTAACTATTTTTCGTATGTGAAGAAGTTTAATGGTGCTGAATGGGTAGATGTTGGTTCTTTCAATGAGTTTGAGGCATCTGCTGTGATGCAGATAAGCATAAATAAGGGAATACCATATATTGCATATCGAAGCAGTTCAAATAAAGCTACAGTAAAATATTTTAGCGGTAATAAATGGAATTTTTTGGGCGAAAGGGAGTTTACCGAGAATAGGGTAAGTACAATGGTACTTGGGTTTGATGATGATACTCCTTATTTATTAAGTCAGGGTGGATATTTGTCATACAAAGCATTTATTTATAAGTATACTGGTGGCAGGTGGCAACAAATAGGTTCATCATTAAAGTCAGATGAGCAATCAGATGCGTCGGTTTTAGCACTTGCATTTGATAACGGAACACCCTATACATTTTGCCAGGACGGAAGCGCTGGAGGAAATGTGGTGCGCAAATACAATGGCACCGATTGGGAGGTATTAGCAAGTAAGGGATTTTCATTGGGTTCTGCTATTATACTTGATGTAAAAACAGATAAAAATAACACTCCATATGTGCTTTATAATGATTACACCAATTCGTACAAATGTACATTAGTTAAATACAATGGTTCTGTATGGGAAGTTGTTGGGCAACCAGGTTTCACAACTGTTGGAAATGTAAATATAGCCACACTTGGGTTTTCTGCCGACAATTATCCAATGGTTGTTTACAGAGGCTCGGGCACTACTGAAGAAAAAGTTTTTTTAAGTAAATTTAACGGTGCTACGTGGCTAAATGATAATACTTCGACTCTTACATTACCATCCAATGCCTACTATTCTGTATTTTCCTTTGACGGAAGTACTCCATGTGTTTTATATCCAGATTCTTATGATAAGAAACTTACCCTTAAAAGGTTTAACGCATCGGCTTGGACTGTTTGGGGGGCAACGGCCTTTACAGATGCTTATGCTTCAGAAGCTGAACTCAAGATTCAAAATGGTATACCATACGTTGCATACCGGGATGAGTATGGCTTAAAGCTAACGGTGATGGCATTATTATGGAACCAGTGGTCGCGTTTGGGTAACGTTATGGAAACCCAAAGGGATGCCGATATGATAAGCTTGGCTGTGGGTACTGATGGTGTGGCCTACATATCAAGGGCTGGATGGCAGAACACAAAGCTATCGGTATTAAAGCTTGTTAATGGAAATTGGACGCTGTTAGGCTCTGCGTTCAATTCAAGTTCGCCTACCAACAAGCCATCACTTTTTATATCATCGGCCAACCAGCCTGTTGTAAGTTTCAAAGATGCCGGTGTAACTGGCCGTGCAAGCAGTTATCGATTTGACGGTGCCAACTGGCTTCCAATTGGTTCTCGTGGATATTCGGCCTACGAAACTATGCCTTATACTTTTGTTTATAACAATAAACTACATGCTGTATATGCTATAAACAAACTATATCACCAATTTTTTAACGGCGATTTTATTGAGAGCCGGCCTTCAACCGCAGCAAGCAATGTGAAAGTAAATACATTATCAGCTAATGAAGCTGGCATTAGCTGGAAAAACGGAAGCGGGGCCGCAAGAGCTGTTTTTGTATCAACTTATGACTCGGGCACAATAACATTACCCGACGGAATTGAATATACCGCTAACGCTGAATATGGGATGGGCTCGAAGGCACAAAACAGTAGCTGGTATTGTGTATATAACGGCACTGATACTACGGTGACTGTAAAAAAACTAAGCTTAGGTACACACTATAAAGTTGCAGTATTTGAATATAACGGGAGTGGAACCGAAATCAAGTACACCTCTCCTGTGCTGTCAATGACTAAAGATTTTACGACGCTGGCGAGGCCAATTACCATTGCCGAAGGACAATGGACTTGGGCAAGCGGAACGCAAGGATTCCATTCAAACGGTAGCCCGGGTTTAAAGGAGGTAAGCGCGCCTTCAAATGAACCCAAGGCCAGGTTTGGGGGTATGAACTGGAAAGATAAAAATGGAGATTTCTGGATAATGGGTGGTTATGGTCTTTACGATTTTGGCCAACGTAACGATTTGTGGAAATATACCACCCAAACCGGTGAATGGGTATGGATGAGTGGCGAAGTGACTATAAATCCGGGTGCCTCGTATGGTACTAAAGGCGTGGCCGCCGCATCTAATGTGCCGGGTGGCAGGCAGGATGCTTTAACCTGGACGGATGCTAACGGTGATTTGTGGCTTTTTGGTGGATTTGGGTTTACTACTCCCGATAAAATTGGCTACTTAAATGATCTTTGGAAATACAGCACTGCAACTGGTTTGTGGACTTGGGTAGGTGGTTCAGATCAAATTAACCAATATGCTACTTACGGAGGTAAGGGAATAGAAAATGCCGGAAATTATCCCGGGTCCAGAAGGCAAAGCGTAACCTGGGTTGATAACAATGGGAACTTTTGGCTGATGGGAGGAGCTGGATACGCAGTTACCGGGACATTTGGCGAATTGAATGATCTTTGGAAATACAATTCACTTACCAACCAATGGACGTGGATGTCGGGCAACAATGTTATATATAGTAAAGGTGTTTACGGAACAAAGGGTGTGCCATCTGCCGACAACTACCCTGGGGGCAGGGCTGATGCAGTTGGTTGGACAGATGGGCAGGGAAACCTTTGGCTGATGGGTGGTATTGCTTATTTGAGTAATAATAACGGGGGCTTTGCAAACGATCTTTGGAAATATAACATTGCCACCAATCAATGGACATGGATGTCGGGTGGTAATATTGGGGGCGAAATATCCAATTACGGAACTCAGGGTGTGCCATCGGCATCAAACATGCCGGGTTCAAGATATCAGGCTAGCGCATGGACTGATAATAACGGAAATTTTTGGCTCATGGGTGGCAGTGGGCATAACCAATATGGAATTTTAGACAATTACAATGAAATGTGGGTTTACTCACCTGCAACCAATATGTGGACCTGGATAGACGGTAGTACATACCAGGGCCAGCGGGGAGTATACGGTACCAAAGGACAAGCTGCACCAGCTAACCGGCCTGGCACTCGCCGGGATGCACTTACCTGGACTGATAAAAATAATAATCTTTGGTTGTTTGGCGGATCAGGTATGGGTGGAATGGGAACAGGTAATGCAGAAAATGGCACGCTGAACGATTTATGGGTTTATCAACCACCTGAATTGCCATGGGTAAAACCGGCATTAACCAGCCTTACACCCGATAAGGGGAAGTTATCACCCGGGTTTTCAGCAGATAGTATTAATTATACTGTAAAGCTGCCCTTAGGCTCAAAAGCTATACGTTTTACACCAACGGCTCCTAATAGTGCTACTATTAAAATACAAAATAACATCATTCAAAGCGGAAGTTTGTCTGATAGTATAGCCTTAACAAACGGCGATAATATAATACCTGTTGTTGTAAGTATCGGTAATGAAAGTTTATCCTATAAGGTTACAGTTAAGGTAGGCCGTTATGCAGCTCAACTCGCCTTAAGCCTTTCACCAAAAACTTACGGCGATACTGCTTATGATCCCGGAGCTACCAGCGATAACTCCAAAACACCTATTGTTTATACTTCAAGTAACAACCAGGTAGCACAAATTGTAAATGGAAAAGTGAAAATTATAAGAGATGGCACGGTACGTATAACGGCATCGCAACCTGCAGGTAATGGTTATGATGCTGCCGTGCCTGTTTCACAAATTCTTACCGTTAACAAGGCTCAATTAGTAGTTAAAGCCAAAGATAAAAACCGTATTTACGGAACAGCCAATGGTACTTTAACCTTTATATACACCGGTTTTGTGAACGGCGATACACCTGCTAAACTCACTGGCGGGCTACCGGTTGCCAGTGTTAATGCAAATGCCTCATCTCCGGTGGGAACTTACATAATTACACCAGTAGTAAAGCTATCAGGTTTTTATGAATTAATAACCGAGCCCGGTGTATTAACCATAACCAAGGCTCCGCTTACGGTTACAACTACGGCTGCAACTCGTTTTTATGGTGCTGTTAACCCGGCAATTACTTTTAAGTATACTGGTTTTGTTAATAATGATGGCGTAAGTAAACTTACCATAAAACCTATGGCTAAAATTCAGGCTAATCAGTTATCGTTACCCGGAAAATATGTAGTTACTGTTGATGGAGGCGTAGCGCAGAACTACGAGTTTACCTATGTGCCGGGCACAATTACCATCAAACAAAGCTAA
- a CDS encoding efflux RND transporter periplasmic adaptor subunit, translating to MKYLFVVTGLCIMLCHTSCKQKEQQKEEETKLLVTSPLKMDTSIVNEYVCQVRSIRHIELRAQERGYLQKSYVDEGAYVKKGQLLFQIMPKLYGAEIEKAKAEVDLTQIEYQNTKKLRDSNIVAPNELAMAKAKLNKAKAELSLMSVHYQFTEIRAPFDGYIDRLQVRIGSLLDEGDLLTTLSDNSQMWVYYNVPEAEYLDYKMLGDQKKQTVNLLMANHQIFKHPGVVETIEADFDNETGNIPFRATFPNPEGLLRHGETGNVEMTVPLKGALIIPQKATFEVLEKKYVYVVDNANRVHAREITIGADMADLYEIRSGLSPNDKILLEGLRKVNNDDKIAYNYVNMKKVLPELRLHAE from the coding sequence ATGAAGTATTTATTCGTGGTTACAGGTTTGTGCATAATGTTATGCCATACCAGCTGTAAACAAAAAGAACAACAAAAAGAAGAAGAAACCAAGCTATTGGTTACCAGTCCGTTAAAAATGGACACGTCCATTGTAAATGAATATGTGTGCCAGGTGCGCTCCATACGGCACATTGAACTACGCGCCCAGGAACGTGGTTACCTGCAAAAAAGCTATGTAGACGAAGGTGCCTATGTAAAAAAGGGTCAGCTGCTTTTCCAGATCATGCCTAAGCTTTATGGTGCCGAAATTGAAAAGGCCAAAGCCGAGGTGGATCTGACCCAGATAGAATATCAAAACACCAAAAAGCTGCGTGACAGCAACATTGTGGCTCCTAACGAGTTAGCCATGGCTAAAGCTAAATTGAACAAAGCCAAAGCCGAGCTCTCATTAATGAGCGTGCATTACCAGTTCACCGAAATAAGAGCCCCTTTTGATGGTTACATTGACCGCCTGCAGGTACGTATAGGTAGTTTGCTTGATGAAGGTGACCTGCTTACGACCCTAAGCGATAACAGCCAGATGTGGGTTTACTACAATGTACCCGAGGCCGAATACCTGGACTACAAAATGCTGGGTGATCAAAAGAAACAAACCGTTAACCTGTTAATGGCCAACCACCAGATATTTAAACACCCCGGCGTGGTTGAAACCATTGAGGCCGATTTTGATAACGAAACCGGTAACATTCCGTTCAGGGCCACTTTCCCTAACCCCGAAGGCCTTTTGCGCCACGGCGAAACCGGCAACGTGGAAATGACCGTACCGCTTAAAGGTGCACTTATCATTCCGCAAAAAGCCACTTTTGAGGTACTGGAAAAGAAATACGTTTATGTGGTTGACAACGCCAACCGTGTACACGCCCGCGAAATAACCATAGGTGCCGATATGGCCGATTTGTACGAGATACGCTCGGGCCTCTCACCTAACGACAAGATACTGCTCGAGGGTTTACGCAAGGTTAATAACGACGACAAGATTGCTTACAACTATGTAAACATGAAAAAAGTATTGCCCGAATTAAGGTTACACGCCGAATAG